A window from Plasmodium cynomolgi strain B DNA, scaffold: 1095, whole genome shotgun sequence encodes these proteins:
- a CDS encoding hypothetical protein (putative): RFFYYYAIINVCKYEKDNVNKYKEEYEQICWKLIKNLLLLSDNKYSETNYMNVCRILNEWLYYLKKRYNIPDAAINKLFSKAKDLTPVSRQGNNCYYYPFNKDNKKSEYSMKLNYLVDNVNIIYEILMNKNDPQFCYAQRFAQECKNIYKYMNTIYCSDNKGKEAENIITCSELTSFNTIYTSFLFNKGDINNHIPSLSSDNSEKLVSCESDKRKQEISELPVPLPNHDDNESSSKAITAPTVLGTMAGIPPFLALIYKVNKFLL; encoded by the coding sequence tatgaaaaagataatgtaaacaaatataaagaagaatatgaacaaatttgttgGAAACttataaagaatttattgttattatcTGATAATAAGTATTCCGAAACCAATTATATGAATGTATGTAGGATATTAAATGAATGGTTGTACTATTTGAAAAAACGATATAATATTCCAGATGCAgctattaataaattatttagtaaAGCTAAAGATCTAACTCCAGTTTCACGTCAGGGGAATAACTGTTATTATTATCCATTTAAtaaagataataaaaaatcggAATATTCAATGAAGTTAAACTATCTTGTAGATAATGTTAACAttatttatgaaatattgatgaacaaaaatgatcCACAATTCTGTTATGCACAAAGATTTGCTCAAGAAtgtaaaaacatatataaatatatgaatactATTTATTGTTCTGATAATAAAGGCAAGGAAgctgaaaatataataacatgtTCAGAGTTAACATCTTTTAATACTATATATAcgtcttttctttttaacaaagGAGATATTAATAATCATATACCCTCATTAAGTTCCGATAACTCTGAAAAATTAGTGAGTTGCGAATCagataaaagaaaacaagAGATATCAGAACTTCCAGTGCCACTACCAAATCATGATGATAATGAGAGCAGTTCAAAAGCAATTACTGCACCCACAGTTCTTGGTACCATGGCAGGAAtacctccctttttggcgttaatatataaggttaataaatttttatta